In Zingiber officinale cultivar Zhangliang chromosome 6A, Zo_v1.1, whole genome shotgun sequence, a single genomic region encodes these proteins:
- the LOC121998045 gene encoding tobamovirus multiplication protein 2A-like isoform X2, with product MACKGFWECLLKLFNFVLTVTGLAMVGYGIYLLVLWNKIAPGGDPVSPTSNDLEVLKLGRPMLIAVFSSSSFLDHLPKAWFIYLFIGVGAIILVISCFGCIGAVSRNGCCLSSFAFLVFLLIVAELAAAAFIFFDHSWKDLIPDDKTGNFDIIYDFLDDNWKIAKWVALGAVILEGLAFLLALIVRAANSPVEYDSDDEYITPRSSVRQPLVNRQGAPATGVPVLGNLDHRPSRNDAWSQRMREKFGLDTSEFTYNPSDPSRYQQANGLQMEESSRCTIL from the exons ATGGCGTGCAAGGGGTTCTGGGAATGTTTGTTGAAGCTTTTCAATTTTGTTTTGACGGTCACCGGTTTGGCGATGGTGGGATATGGGATCTACTTATTGGTGCTGTGGAATAAGATCGCTCCTGGCGGCGACCCGGTTTCGCCGACGAGCAACGATCTGGAAGTCTTGAAGCTTGGGCGGCCCATGCTTATTGCCGTGTTCTCTTCGTCCAGTTTCCTTGACCATCTACCGAAAGCTTG gtttatttatttgtttataggtGTTGGGGCTATCATACTTGTTATATCATGCTTTGGTTGCATAGGAGCAGTGTCCAGGAATGGTTGCTGCCTATCTTCT TTTGCTTTCTTAGTGTTTTTGTTGATTGTAGCTGAGTTGGCTGCTGCTGCTTTCATATTCTTCGACCATAGCTGGAAGGAT CTTATTCCTGATGATAAAACTGGGAACTTTGACATTATATATGATTTTTTGGATGATAATTGGAAGATAGCTAAGTGGGTTGCTCTTGGAGCTGTCATATTAGAG GGTTTGGCATTTTTGTTGGCTCTTATAGTGAGAGCTGCTAACAGTCCTGTGGAATATGATAGCGACGATGAGTATATCACTCCAAGATCTTCTGTCCGACAGCCATTAGTGAATCGGCAAGGAGCTCCAGCAACTGGAGTACCTGTGCTTGGCAATTTGGACCATCGTCCTAGCAGGAATGATGCTTGGAGCCAaagaatgagagaaaaa TTCGGTCTCGACACCTCTGAGTTCACATACAACCCCTCTGATCCAAGTAGATACCAGCAAGCTAATGGATTGCAAATGGAAGAAAGTAGCCGTTGTACCATTCTTTGA
- the LOC121998044 gene encoding uncharacterized protein LOC121998044: protein MKSKDGWDNGKPSIPLAPSKDSKPFLCFSIPRLLFFFFLCILLVYLFYPTNVSLSTTSCPTSTSDDSSSIHLSATYSSNQTMTGLYPSPPPPPPATSPETATSLQHIVFGIAASAKLWERRREYIKLWWRPRQMRGFVWLDRRVKDFDSSSTRALLPPLRISGDTSRFPYTHRRGDRSAIRISRIVSETYRLGLPGVRWYVMGDDDTVFVPDNLARVLSRFDHRQPYYIGSPSESHLQNIFFSYAMAYGGGGFAISAPLAASLSHMQDRCLRRYPALYGSDDRIQACMAELGVPLTRHPGFHQYDVYGDLLGLLAAHPVAPLISLHHLDVVQPIFPRAASRAAALHRLFDGPASLDPAGLMQQSICYEANRLWTVSVAWGFSVLVSRGVSSPREMEMPVRTFLNWYRRADYTAYAFNTRPVARHPCQRPFVYYLSASRYDRARRTTVTVYDRHRDKRQACRWRIPDPSSLVNRVVVYKKRDPGLWDRSPRRNCCRVRRSLAGDKTMVIVVGVCRDGEVTEILDSQAAS, encoded by the exons ATGAAAAGCAAGGACGGATGGGACAATGGCAAGCCCTCCATCCCCCTTGCTCCGTCCAAAGATTCTAAGCCTTTCCTCTGTTTTTCTATCCCccgcctccttttcttcttcttcctctgcatTCTCCTTGTTTACCTTTTCTACCCGACCAACGTCTCTCTCTCCACCACCTCTTGCCCCACCTCCACCTCCGACGACTCCTCTTCTATCCACCTCTCCGCGACCTACTCCTCTAATCAGACGATGACAGGATtatatccttctcctcctcctcctccaccggcGACCTCGCCGGAAACCGCGACCAGCTTGCAGCACATCGTGTTCGGCATCGCCGCCTCCGCCAAGCTCTGGGAGCGCCGTAGGGAGTACATCAAGCTCTGGTGGCGCCCACGACAGATGCGCGGGTTCGTGTGGCTCGACCGACGCGTCAAGGATTTCGACTCCTCCTCAACTCGCGCCCTCCTCCCACCCCTCCGCATATCCGGCGATACCTCCCGCTTCCCTTACACCCACAGGCGCGGCGACCGCTCGGCCATCCGCATTTCCCGCATCGTGTCCGAGACTTACCGCCTCGGCCTCCCGGGGGTCCGCTGGTACGTCATGGGCGACGACGACACCGTCTTCGTCCCCGACAACCTCGCGCGCGTTCTCTCCCGCTTTGACCACCGCCAGCCCTACTACATCGGCTCCCCCTCCGAGTCTCACCTGCAGAACATCTTTTTCTCCTACGCCATGGCCTACGGTGGCGGCGGCTTCGCCATCAGCGCGCCCCTCGCCGCCTCCCTGTCCCACATGCAGGACCGCTGCCTCCGCCGCTACCCAGCACTCTACGGCAGCGACGACCGCATCCAGGCATGCATGGCCGAGCTCGGCGTCCCTCTCACCCGCCACCCAGGCTTCCACCAGTACGACGTCTACGGCGACCTCCTCGGTCTCCTCGCGGCACACCCCGTCGCTCCCCTCATCTCCCTCCACCACCTCGACGTCGTCCAGCCCATCTTCCCCCGGGCCGCCTCCCGCGCAGCCGCACTCCACCGCCTCTTCGACGGCCCCGCCAGTCTCGACCCCGCCGGCCTCATGCAGCAGTCCATCTGCTACGAGGCCAACAGGCTGTGGACGGTGTCCGTCGCATGGGGCTTCTCCGTGCTAGTGTCGCGGGGAGTGAGCTCGCCGCGGGAGATGGAGATGCCGGTAAGGACCTTCCTCAACTGGTACCGCCGTGCCGACTACACCGCCTACGCCTTTAACACTCGCCCAGTGGCGCGTCACCCATGTCAGCGTCCCTTCGTCTACTACCTCTCGGCCTCTCGCTACGATAGAGCCCGCCGGACCACCGTAACAGTCTATGACCGGCACCGCGACAAGCGGCAAGCGTGCCGGTGGCGGATTCCAGACCCATCTTCGCTGGTGAACCGCGTCGTCGTCTACAAGAAGCGCGACCCCGGCCTTTGGGACAGA TCGCCCAGGAGGAACTGCTGCAGGGTGAGGCGTTCGCTGGCCGGAGATAAGACGATGGTAATCGTCGTCGGAGTTTGCCGAGACGGCGAAGTCACGGAGATATTGGATTCACAGGCTGCAAGTTGA
- the LOC121998041 gene encoding probable disease resistance protein At4g27220, which produces MDSVPVACLKLLWDPMSHQLAYIFGFSQKLRQLEMNKGILTSAKADVLREIENAEIRGYIRTDGVICWLHDADMAVAEAEEICSKARRMKNSACFGIKIVTRYKLGKQIVRASSFSSDVQGRTSMNFFVPPPPVVPPPVAELHYPTSQIKNNTSSSRTLKKLRNFLQDDAIGKIGVWGMGGVGKTRLMINLNNEHQGTKCFDVVIFETISKNWNKDVKKLRNNIGKWVYLELEKENERKASGVLYTRLKQKKFLLILDDVWDNIDLENLGISSPTEHNGSKIVIATRQKWICNEMETDVEIMVKILPDEESWNLFYEKAGGNIHSRIGNVARSVCRECRGLPLAIITVGSALRKEVHLDQWERALRLLRESNFGVENMEDSVFVPLKFSYDMLRDDQLKKCFLFAALFPEDHDIAVQELIQYWVMEGYIDGAKSLRDAYQDAHRLLILLIDSCLIERSRKKDMVKMHDLIRDMAIKITTDSTEEGKRFWVKAGMGLEKLVDTEDLKDKDKISLMENDIQLIEVDLNCPNASTLLVKGNASLYEIPEGFFQHMKLLSVLDLSATSIEFLPESISVLVNLSALILKECPHLRSIDRVQLLKKLRFLDMRESGIIELPEGMVCLTQLVYFNISCTYRLKKIPAGLIAKFSRLEDLEMNRSFYLRGLQNAKEIIEELEHLKRLNNLSLDLENQRLSFLLEKHCNWNNLTSFYLRVGSVMAPIEYVEKKEEGPREPERRRGRCLDITSNAFACRRLLKYANKLCVYQNTKLCSISELGLDNLECVEECWVWECEEMEFIIISEVGKENTYPHLQLLHLEHLPRLVSIFSYHNVVAAPSFFNLRKINLCKCNMIQFVFEEEMISQLGCLEELEVYGCPYLNMIIEDYSERDGMCLPKLRCISLSELKMLEELWLINLSLPSLVEIKIHQCPKLKPPRLTNELAPTLQVIEAEERWWESLPENEIFKLHFASIFKPSTKLYRESDQSGKGVQSTNTQASSSH; this is translated from the coding sequence ATGGATAGTGTTCCGGTAGCATGTCTCAAGCTTCTATGGGATCCCATGTCTCACCAGCTTGCATACATTTTTGGTTTTAGTCAGAAATTAAGACAACTTGAGATGAACAAAGGCATACTTACCTCTGCAAAAGCTGATGTTTTAAGGGAGATAGAAAATGCTGAGATCAGAGGATACATTCGCACGGATGGGGTTATCTGTTGGCTACACGATGCTGATATGGCTGTAGCTGAGGCGGAAGAGATTTGTTCAAAAGCAAGAAGGATGAAAAATAGTGCATGCTTTGGCATCAAGATCGTGACGCGGTACAAGTTGGGGAAACAAATCGTGAGGGCGAGTAGTTTTTCTTCTGATGTTCAAGGGAGGACATCGATGAATTTTTTTGTTCCTCCTCCACCAGTCGTTCCTCCACCCGTTGCCGAGCTACATTATCCTACGTCGCAAATAAAGAACAACACATCCTCTTCTCGTACATTAAAAAAGTTACGGAACTTCCTACAGGATGATGCCATCGGAAAGATTGGAGTTTGGGGCATGGGGGGAGTTGGCAAAACTAGACTTATGATAAATCTCAACAATGAACACCAAGGAACTAAGTGTTTTGATGTTGTCATATTTGAAACTATTTCAAAGAACTGGAATAAAGACGTGAAAAAATTGCGTAATAATATTGGGAAGTGGGTGTACCTGGAACTGGAGAAGGAAAATGAAAGGAAGGCCTCGGGGGTATTGTATACGAGGTTAAAACAGAAAAAGTTCTTGCTAATTTTAGATGATGTCTGGGATAATATCGATTTAGAAAATCTAGGAATTTCTTCTCCTACTGAACATAATGGGAGCAAAATAGTTATAGCTACTCGTCAAAAATGGATTTGTAATGAGATGGAGACTGATGTGGAAATCATGGTGAAAATTTTACCTGATGAAGAGTCGTGGAACTTGTTTTATGAAAAAGCAGGTGGAAATATCCACTCAAGAATAGGGAATGTTGCTCGTTCAGTGTGTAGAGAGTGTCGGGGTTTGCCACTTGCAATCATCACCGTGGGAAGTGCTTTGAGAAAGGAAGTCCACTTGGACCAATGGGAGCGAGCTCTAAGGTTGCTTCGGGAATCAAACTTTGGTGTTGAAAACATGGAGGATAGTGTTTTCGTTCCACTGAAATTCAGCTATGATATGTTAAGAGACGACCAACTTAAAAAATGTTTTCTTTTTGCTGCGCTATTCCCTGAAGACCATGACATTGCAGTTCAAGAGCTGATACAGTACTGGGTAATGGAAGGGTATATAGATGGTGCTAAAAGCTTGAGAGATGCTTATCAGGATGCTCATCGACTTTTGATATTATTGATTGACTCATGTCTGATAGAAAGGAGTAGAAAGAAAGACATGGTGAAGATGCATGATCTCATTAGAGACATGGCTATAAAAATTACCACTGATAGCACCGAAGAAGGTAAAAGGTTTTGGGTAAAAGCTGGAATGGGGCTGGAGAAACTTGTCGATACAGAGGATTTGAAGGATAAGGATAAAATTTCACTGATGGAAAATGATATACAATTGATTGAAGTTGATTTAAACTGCCCTAATGCTTCCACTTTGTTGGTTAAAGGTAATGCCAGTTTGTATGAGATACCAGAAGGATTCTTTCAACACATGAAGCTACTTTCTGTTCTTGATCTGTCAGCCACCAGTATTGAGTTCCTTCCTGAATCTATTTCTGTGTTAGTCAACCTCAGTGCCCTCATTCTCAAAGAATGTCCCCACTTAAGGAGTATTGATCGTGTCCAATTGCTAAAGAAGCTCAGGTTTCTTGATATGAGAGAATCTGGAATCATTGAGCTGCCGGAGGGTATGGTGTGTTTAACTCAATTGGTTTATTTTAATATATCATGCACCTATCGCCTCAAGAAAATCCCTGCTGGACTCATTGCTAAGTTCTCTCGCCTGGAAGACCTCGAAATGAACAGAAGTTTTTATTTAAGAGGATTGCAGAACGCAAAGGAAATCATTGAGGAGCTCGAGCATTTGAAAAGATTGAACAATCTCTCACTTGATTTAGAGAATCAAAGACTTTCCTTTCTCCTTGAAAAACATTGTAATTGGAATAATCTAACAAGTTTTTATCTTAGAGTGGGATCTGTTATGGCACCGATTGAATATGTTGAGAAAAAGGAGGAGGGACCAAGAGAAccagaaagaagaagaggaagatgttTAGACATCACTAGTAATGCCTTTGCTTGCAGAAGACTTCTAAAGTATGCAAACAAGCTTTGTGTCTATCAGAACACAAAACTCTGCTCGATATCTGAACTTGGGCTGGACAATCTTGAATGCGTTGAAGAATGTTGGGTGTGGGAATGTGAAGAGATGGAGTTTATAATCATTTCTGAGGTGGGAAAGGAGAATACTTATCCACACTTGCAGCTCTTGCACCTAGAACACCTTCCGAGACTAGTGAGTATCTTTTCTTACCACAATGTTGTTGCTGCTCCTAGCTTCTTTAATCTGCGAAAAATAAATTTGTGCAAGTGTAACATGATACAATTTGTCTTCGAAGAAGAAATGATCAGTCAGCTTGGTTGTCTAGAAGAATTGGAAGTCTATGGCTGTCCGTATCTAAACATGATAATCGAAGATTATTCAGAGAGAGACGGTATGTGTCTGCCCAAATTAAGGTGTATTTCCCTCTCAGAATTGAAGATGTTGGAAGAACTATGGCTCATCAATCTGTCATTGCCTTCCCTTGTTGAGATCAAAATCCATCAATGCCCTAAGTTAAAGCCACCACGGCTAACCAACGAGCTTGCACCAACATTACAAGTTATTGAGGCAGAGGAGCGGTGGTGGGAATCTTTGCCAGAAAATGAAATATTTAAGTTACATTTTGCATCTATCTTTAAGCCATCAACTAAGCTCTACAGAGAGAGCGACCAAAGCGGCAAAGGTGTCCAATCTACCAATACCCAGGCTAGTTCTTCCCATTAG
- the LOC121998045 gene encoding tobamovirus multiplication protein 2A-like isoform X1: MACKGFWECLLKLFNFVLTVTGLAMVGYGIYLLVLWNKIAPGGDPVSPTSNDLEVLKLGRPMLIAVFSSSSFLDHLPKAWFIYLFIGVGAIILVISCFGCIGAVSRNGCCLSSFAFLVFLLIVAELAAAAFIFFDHSWKDQLIPDDKTGNFDIIYDFLDDNWKIAKWVALGAVILEGLAFLLALIVRAANSPVEYDSDDEYITPRSSVRQPLVNRQGAPATGVPVLGNLDHRPSRNDAWSQRMREKFGLDTSEFTYNPSDPSRYQQANGLQMEESSRCTIL; encoded by the exons ATGGCGTGCAAGGGGTTCTGGGAATGTTTGTTGAAGCTTTTCAATTTTGTTTTGACGGTCACCGGTTTGGCGATGGTGGGATATGGGATCTACTTATTGGTGCTGTGGAATAAGATCGCTCCTGGCGGCGACCCGGTTTCGCCGACGAGCAACGATCTGGAAGTCTTGAAGCTTGGGCGGCCCATGCTTATTGCCGTGTTCTCTTCGTCCAGTTTCCTTGACCATCTACCGAAAGCTTG gtttatttatttgtttataggtGTTGGGGCTATCATACTTGTTATATCATGCTTTGGTTGCATAGGAGCAGTGTCCAGGAATGGTTGCTGCCTATCTTCT TTTGCTTTCTTAGTGTTTTTGTTGATTGTAGCTGAGTTGGCTGCTGCTGCTTTCATATTCTTCGACCATAGCTGGAAGGAT CAGCTTATTCCTGATGATAAAACTGGGAACTTTGACATTATATATGATTTTTTGGATGATAATTGGAAGATAGCTAAGTGGGTTGCTCTTGGAGCTGTCATATTAGAG GGTTTGGCATTTTTGTTGGCTCTTATAGTGAGAGCTGCTAACAGTCCTGTGGAATATGATAGCGACGATGAGTATATCACTCCAAGATCTTCTGTCCGACAGCCATTAGTGAATCGGCAAGGAGCTCCAGCAACTGGAGTACCTGTGCTTGGCAATTTGGACCATCGTCCTAGCAGGAATGATGCTTGGAGCCAaagaatgagagaaaaa TTCGGTCTCGACACCTCTGAGTTCACATACAACCCCTCTGATCCAAGTAGATACCAGCAAGCTAATGGATTGCAAATGGAAGAAAGTAGCCGTTGTACCATTCTTTGA